The following coding sequences lie in one Streptomyces albofaciens JCM 4342 genomic window:
- a CDS encoding TetR/AcrR family transcriptional regulator — MTNGARRRMGVEERREQLIAVALDLFSHRAPEEVSIDEIAEAAGISRPLVYHYFPGKQSLYEAALRRAADELAARFVEPHEGPLGARLLRVMERFFDFVEEHGPGFSALMRGGPSIGAMEAAGSGRARAMIDGVRQAAYEQILAHLGVTGPAPRMELVVRSWISLAETTALIWLDSRAIPRGELERQLVHDFAALAAVSAAYDEEMADILGRVLAGEPSDGPFGDLLTRLVALAPQPT, encoded by the coding sequence ATGACCAACGGGGCGCGCCGCAGGATGGGTGTCGAGGAACGACGCGAGCAGCTGATCGCCGTGGCGCTCGACCTGTTCAGTCACCGGGCCCCGGAAGAGGTCTCGATCGACGAGATCGCGGAGGCGGCCGGCATCTCCCGGCCGCTGGTCTACCACTACTTCCCGGGCAAGCAGAGCCTGTACGAGGCGGCGCTGCGCCGGGCGGCCGACGAACTGGCCGCCCGGTTCGTCGAGCCGCACGAGGGGCCGCTCGGCGCCCGGCTGCTGCGCGTGATGGAGCGTTTCTTCGACTTCGTCGAGGAGCACGGCCCCGGTTTCTCCGCGCTGATGCGCGGCGGGCCGTCGATCGGCGCGATGGAGGCGGCGGGCTCGGGCCGGGCGCGCGCGATGATCGACGGGGTGCGCCAGGCCGCGTACGAGCAGATCCTCGCCCACCTCGGGGTGACCGGCCCGGCGCCGCGGATGGAGCTGGTGGTCCGCTCCTGGATATCGCTCGCCGAGACCACGGCGCTGATCTGGCTCGACAGCCGCGCCATTCCGCGCGGCGAGCTGGAACGGCAGCTGGTGCACGACTTCGCGGCGCTGGCGGCGGTGAGTGCCGCGTACGACGAGGAGATGGCGGACATCCTGGGCCGCGTCCTGGCCGGTGAGCCGTCCGACGGCCCGTTCGGCGACCTGCTGACGCGGCTGGTGGCGCTGGCGCCGCAGCCGACGTGA
- a CDS encoding helix-turn-helix domain-containing protein, whose translation MGGSRGMGMPVPSNGLKFFGAVVKIFRERAGLTQEGFAPLVRFSPQTIASIEQGRRFPPEGFVERAERTLNSFGVLKAAAKHLSRNPAPPNWTQIWADMEASALSQCTYECRVVPVLLQTEAYMRAIMRNTPPLSSEDQVERWVTAGLARQALLRREPTCTLSFIVEQAVLSRQIGGPSVNRKLMEHLLECIELPNVTFQIMPLWQPDHAGYDGPLQIMETHDNGWLGYVEGQRFSELIADPGDVSTLTQRYAKMRSQALSPDASVALLKQMREKLATPWNTPGAGTSTAVWKAAAVWKSPSTPSPRRMPYGSSPYAT comes from the coding sequence ATGGGCGGCAGTCGGGGCATGGGAATGCCGGTACCGTCGAACGGACTGAAATTCTTCGGTGCCGTGGTGAAGATCTTCCGGGAACGCGCCGGGCTGACCCAGGAAGGGTTTGCACCTCTGGTGCGATTCTCTCCGCAGACCATCGCCTCGATCGAGCAAGGCCGCCGGTTCCCGCCGGAGGGGTTCGTCGAACGGGCCGAGCGGACCTTGAACTCCTTCGGAGTGTTGAAAGCTGCGGCGAAGCATCTGTCCCGGAACCCGGCCCCGCCGAACTGGACCCAAATCTGGGCGGACATGGAGGCAAGCGCACTCAGCCAGTGCACATACGAATGCCGTGTGGTCCCGGTCCTCCTTCAAACCGAGGCATACATGCGCGCAATCATGAGGAACACGCCACCCTTGTCATCCGAAGACCAGGTGGAACGCTGGGTCACCGCCGGGCTGGCCCGCCAGGCGCTACTGCGTCGCGAGCCGACATGCACACTCAGCTTCATCGTCGAACAAGCCGTTTTGAGCAGGCAGATTGGGGGCCCCAGCGTCAACAGAAAGCTCATGGAGCACCTGCTCGAGTGCATCGAGCTGCCGAACGTAACCTTCCAGATCATGCCACTGTGGCAGCCGGACCATGCAGGTTATGACGGCCCGCTGCAAATCATGGAGACCCACGACAACGGCTGGCTCGGCTACGTCGAAGGCCAGCGATTCAGTGAACTGATCGCCGACCCCGGAGACGTCAGTACGCTGACCCAGCGCTATGCGAAGATGCGCTCGCAGGCGCTCTCGCCCGATGCATCCGTTGCGCTGCTGAAGCAAATGCGCGAGAAACTGGCCACACCGTGGAACACACCTGGCGCAGGCACAAGCACAGCGGTCTGGAAGGCGGCGGCCGTATGGAAGTCGCCTTCCACCCCCTCGCCCCGCCGGATGCCGTACGGGTCTTCCCCCTACGCAACCTGA
- a CDS encoding GNAT family N-acetyltransferase, giving the protein MDMISYRLAEDTDADVAALVALYDGAARWMQSRGIDQWAPGERDAAHFRLHIKQDEVWFAELRGEIVGAWELWWEDLPAWGPQPPVAGYLHRLMVDHDRAPAGTGRAMLARAERRIAAEGRPLSRLDCKSSNPRLRPYYESAGYRAVGEQPAKVGSDGSRYTVTLLEKRLPGADAAHGAEPGPDQGAKPGPDQSAEPGPDQGV; this is encoded by the coding sequence ATGGACATGATCAGTTACCGGCTCGCCGAGGACACCGATGCCGACGTGGCCGCCCTCGTCGCCCTCTACGACGGCGCCGCCCGCTGGATGCAGAGCCGCGGCATCGACCAGTGGGCGCCGGGCGAACGGGACGCCGCGCACTTCCGGCTCCACATCAAGCAGGACGAGGTGTGGTTCGCGGAGCTGCGCGGGGAGATCGTCGGCGCGTGGGAACTGTGGTGGGAGGACCTGCCCGCGTGGGGTCCGCAGCCGCCCGTGGCGGGCTATCTGCACCGCCTGATGGTCGACCACGACCGGGCCCCGGCGGGTACCGGCCGCGCGATGCTGGCCCGCGCGGAGCGGCGGATCGCCGCGGAGGGCCGTCCGCTGAGCCGCCTCGACTGCAAGTCGAGCAATCCGCGCCTGCGCCCGTACTACGAGAGCGCGGGCTACCGCGCCGTCGGCGAGCAGCCGGCGAAGGTGGGCTCGGACGGCAGCAGGTACACCGTCACGCTGTTGGAGAAGCGGCTGCCCGGAGCAGACGCGGCCCACGGCGCGGAACCGGGCCCGGACCAGGGCGCGAAGCCGGGCCCGGACCAGAGCGCTGAACCGGGCCCGGACCAGGGCGTATAG
- the pulA gene encoding pullulanase-type alpha-1,6-glucosidase, whose translation MRRTLRRTVTAVAMALCAAVLPAPLSANAAPPPAPAPAAAQWIDRDTVVWKGARHAAAQLEFGAEGEGERRGLIRLAPAALSPAERAAYPHLKDFPAFAVDPRDQRLAAAALRERLVAVQPDADGRRVSTGVQIPGVLDDLYGPAAAKVPLGPVFRRGRPTLAVWAPTARTVALELDGRTVPMRRDDASGVWQVRGARGWAGKPYRYVVTVWAPSVGRFVTNKVTDPYATALTADSRRSVVVDLTDPRLAPKGWARLRKPAAVPLNRARIQELHIRDFSIADRTSHHPGQYLAFTDRRSDGMRHLKALADAGTSYVHLLPAFDIATIPERRADQARPDCDLEALPADSERQQECVGEAAARDAYNWGYDPFHYTVPEGSYASDPDSPRARTVEFRRMVQGLNGAGLRTVMDVVYNHTAASGQSALSVLDRIVPGYYHRLLDDGSVATSTCCANTAPEHLMMGRLVVDSIVTWAKQYKVDGFRFDLMGHHPKANILAVRKALDALTVAEDGVDGKAIILYGEGWNFGEVANDARFVQATQRNMAGTGIATFNDRSRDAVRGGGPFDPDPRVQGFGSGLYTAPNPSPANGTPADQRARLLHYQDLIKVGLTGNLADYTFTDTSGRTVKGSQVDYNGAPAGYAAAPGDALAYADAHDNETLYDALAYKLPQGTSAADRARMQAVAMGVAALSQGPALAQAGSDLLRSKSLDRNSHDSGDWFNALHWDCRDGNGFGRGLPPAADNKDKWPYARPLLADPALRPGCAEITAASAAYRDLLRIHAAEPVFGLDSAGAVQEALSFPLSGTAETPGVVTMRLGKLVVVFNATPQRQVQRVPALAGQRYGLHSVQARGADPVVKTASYEKRTGTFAVPGRTVAVFAAR comes from the coding sequence GTGAGGCGCACCCTCCGCCGTACCGTCACAGCCGTGGCCATGGCCCTGTGCGCGGCGGTCCTGCCCGCCCCGCTCTCCGCGAACGCCGCACCGCCACCGGCTCCCGCCCCGGCGGCGGCTCAGTGGATCGACCGCGACACCGTGGTGTGGAAGGGCGCCCGGCACGCGGCCGCCCAGCTGGAGTTCGGGGCGGAGGGGGAGGGGGAGCGGCGAGGGCTGATACGTCTTGCGCCCGCCGCGCTCAGCCCCGCCGAGCGGGCAGCGTATCCGCACCTGAAGGACTTCCCGGCCTTCGCCGTCGATCCGCGTGACCAGCGGCTCGCGGCCGCCGCGCTGCGGGAACGGCTCGTCGCCGTGCAGCCGGACGCGGACGGGCGGCGCGTCAGCACCGGCGTGCAGATCCCCGGCGTACTGGACGACCTGTACGGGCCGGCCGCCGCCAAGGTGCCGCTCGGCCCGGTCTTCCGGCGCGGCCGTCCCACGCTCGCCGTCTGGGCGCCGACCGCCCGCACCGTCGCGCTGGAACTCGACGGGCGGACGGTGCCGATGCGGCGGGACGATGCCAGTGGCGTGTGGCAGGTGCGGGGCGCGCGGGGCTGGGCGGGCAAGCCGTACCGGTACGTCGTGACCGTCTGGGCGCCCAGCGTCGGCCGCTTCGTCACGAACAAGGTCACCGATCCGTACGCGACCGCCCTGACCGCCGACTCGCGGCGCAGCGTAGTCGTCGACCTCACCGACCCGCGCCTCGCGCCGAAGGGGTGGGCGAGGCTGAGGAAACCCGCCGCGGTGCCGCTGAACCGGGCCCGCATACAGGAGCTGCACATCCGGGATTTCTCGATCGCGGACCGCACCTCGCACCATCCCGGTCAGTACCTGGCCTTCACCGATCGCCGTTCGGACGGAATGCGTCACCTGAAGGCGCTCGCGGACGCGGGAACCTCGTACGTCCACCTGCTGCCCGCCTTCGACATCGCGACCATCCCGGAGCGGCGCGCCGACCAGGCCCGCCCCGACTGCGACCTGGAGGCACTGCCCGCCGACTCCGAGCGGCAGCAGGAGTGTGTGGGCGAGGCCGCCGCGCGCGACGCCTACAACTGGGGGTACGACCCGTTCCACTACACCGTGCCGGAAGGCTCGTACGCCTCCGACCCCGACTCACCGCGCGCGCGGACCGTGGAATTCCGGCGCATGGTGCAGGGGCTGAACGGGGCCGGGCTGCGTACGGTCATGGACGTGGTCTACAACCACACCGCCGCCAGCGGGCAGAGCGCGCTGTCCGTGCTCGACCGGATCGTGCCCGGCTACTACCACCGGCTGCTGGACGACGGCTCCGTGGCCACCTCCACCTGCTGTGCGAACACCGCGCCCGAGCACCTGATGATGGGGCGGCTCGTGGTCGACTCGATCGTCACCTGGGCGAAGCAGTACAAGGTCGACGGCTTCCGGTTCGACCTGATGGGCCACCACCCGAAGGCCAACATCCTGGCCGTGCGCAAGGCGCTGGACGCGCTGACCGTCGCCGAGGACGGCGTGGACGGAAAGGCGATCATCCTCTACGGAGAAGGCTGGAACTTCGGCGAGGTCGCGAACGACGCGCGCTTCGTGCAGGCCACACAGCGGAACATGGCGGGCACCGGCATCGCCACCTTCAACGACCGCTCGCGCGACGCGGTGCGCGGCGGCGGGCCCTTCGACCCGGACCCGCGCGTCCAGGGCTTCGGCTCCGGCCTCTACACGGCCCCCAACCCCTCGCCCGCCAACGGCACCCCGGCCGACCAGCGCGCCCGCCTGCTGCACTACCAGGACCTGATCAAGGTCGGGCTGACCGGCAACCTCGCCGACTACACCTTCACGGACACCTCGGGCCGTACGGTCAAGGGCTCGCAGGTCGACTACAACGGCGCGCCCGCCGGGTACGCCGCGGCGCCCGGCGACGCCCTCGCGTACGCCGACGCCCACGACAACGAGACGCTGTACGACGCCCTCGCCTACAAGCTCCCGCAGGGCACCTCCGCCGCCGACCGGGCCCGGATGCAGGCCGTGGCCATGGGCGTCGCGGCGCTCTCGCAGGGCCCGGCCCTCGCACAGGCGGGGAGCGATCTGCTCCGGTCCAAGTCCCTGGACCGCAACTCCCACGACAGTGGCGACTGGTTCAACGCGCTGCACTGGGACTGCCGCGACGGCAACGGCTTCGGGCGCGGCCTGCCGCCCGCCGCCGACAACAAGGACAAGTGGCCGTACGCCCGGCCGCTGCTCGCCGACCCGGCCCTGCGACCCGGCTGCGCGGAGATCACCGCCGCTTCCGCGGCATACCGGGACCTGCTCCGCATCCATGCCGCGGAGCCGGTATTCGGCCTGGACAGTGCCGGTGCCGTGCAGGAGGCGCTGTCCTTCCCGCTGTCGGGGACGGCCGAGACGCCGGGCGTGGTGACCATGCGGCTGGGCAAGCTGGTCGTGGTCTTCAACGCGACGCCGCAGCGGCAGGTCCAGCGGGTCCCGGCGCTGGCGGGACAGCGGTACGGGCTGCACAGCGTCCAGGCGCGCGGCGCCGACCCGGTGGTCAAGACCGCGTCGTACGAGAAGCGGACCGGGACGTTCGCGGTGCCGGGGCGGACGGTGGCGGTGTTCGCGGCGCGGTAG
- a CDS encoding ATP-binding protein, translating to MRTSLITRPPKPPVTVRVFTQRFSSTRLGARLARHLAVHRLDAWGFPYGTSFSDDVGAVVGELVANAVTHGRVPGRDFELRLAVVGGLARTGTLRIDVTDTRTERRPPSPGGLAPAPPDADAGRGLLVVAALATRWTVLDRLPVGKTVRAELDLAPGVTPGGSASGRPTPSCP from the coding sequence ATGCGAACCTCACTCATCACCCGCCCACCCAAGCCCCCCGTCACCGTACGTGTGTTCACCCAACGCTTCAGCAGCACGCGGCTGGGCGCGCGGTTGGCCCGTCATCTCGCCGTGCACCGGCTCGACGCGTGGGGGTTTCCGTACGGGACGTCGTTTTCCGATGATGTCGGGGCCGTCGTCGGGGAGTTGGTTGCCAACGCCGTCACGCACGGCCGCGTGCCGGGGCGGGACTTCGAGTTGCGGCTCGCGGTCGTCGGCGGGCTCGCCCGTACGGGGACGCTGCGGATCGATGTGACCGACACGCGGACCGAGCGGCGCCCACCGTCCCCCGGCGGCCTCGCCCCCGCGCCGCCCGACGCGGACGCCGGGCGCGGGCTGCTCGTCGTGGCCGCGCTCGCCACCCGGTGGACGGTCCTCGACCGGCTGCCGGTCGGCAAGACCGTACGTGCGGAGCTGGACCTCGCTCCGGGAGTCACTCCAGGAGGAAGCGCCAGCGGTCGGCCGACTCCATCATGTCCGTGA
- a CDS encoding cytochrome P450 — protein sequence MSESVHTVPPLPTGPRAGCPFAPPKELLDTRGQGPIGHYTHPGGKPGWMITGYDLVRSVLADPRFSSRKELMNVVDFEIPPPPPGEFVLMDDPQHRRYRKPLMGKFTVRRMRLLTERVEQVTAERLDAMEKAGPPVDLVTAFARPIPAIVICELLGVPYEDRDFFQGRVDSFMNGETSDEDLMAAYTEVQGYLADLVAAKRANPTDDVLSDLTDTDLTDEELKGISLILLTAGLDTTTNVLALGTFALLQHPEQLAALRADPALVEGAVEELLRYLSVAKQFWRTALEDVELGGQTVKAGTTVAISLSTANRDPGRFADPDVLDIRRQNRGHLAFGHGVHQCLGQQLARVELRVAFSGLFRRFPTLRLAVPAEEVELRPESADIFGVKRLPVAWDV from the coding sequence ATGAGCGAGTCCGTCCACACCGTCCCGCCGCTGCCCACCGGGCCCCGGGCCGGCTGTCCCTTCGCCCCGCCGAAGGAACTGCTCGATACCCGCGGGCAGGGCCCGATCGGCCACTACACCCACCCGGGCGGGAAGCCGGGCTGGATGATCACCGGATACGACCTGGTGCGGTCCGTCCTCGCCGACCCGCGGTTCAGCTCGCGCAAGGAGCTGATGAACGTGGTCGACTTCGAGATCCCGCCGCCCCCGCCCGGCGAGTTCGTCCTCATGGACGACCCGCAGCACCGGCGCTACCGCAAGCCGCTGATGGGGAAGTTCACCGTACGGCGGATGCGGCTGCTCACCGAGCGCGTCGAGCAGGTCACCGCCGAGCGCCTGGACGCCATGGAGAAGGCGGGCCCGCCGGTGGACCTGGTGACCGCGTTCGCCCGGCCCATCCCCGCCATCGTCATCTGCGAGCTGCTGGGCGTGCCGTACGAGGACCGGGACTTCTTCCAGGGGCGGGTCGACTCGTTCATGAACGGCGAGACGAGCGACGAGGACCTGATGGCGGCCTACACCGAGGTCCAGGGCTACCTCGCGGACCTGGTGGCCGCCAAGCGCGCGAACCCCACCGACGACGTGCTCAGCGATCTCACCGACACCGACCTGACCGACGAGGAGCTGAAGGGCATCAGCCTGATCCTCCTGACGGCCGGGCTCGACACCACCACGAACGTGCTGGCACTGGGCACCTTCGCGCTGTTGCAGCACCCGGAGCAACTGGCCGCCCTGCGCGCCGATCCGGCGCTGGTCGAAGGGGCCGTGGAGGAGCTGCTGCGGTACCTCAGTGTTGCCAAGCAGTTCTGGCGGACGGCGCTGGAGGACGTCGAGCTGGGCGGCCAGACCGTCAAGGCCGGCACGACGGTCGCCATATCGCTCAGCACCGCCAACCGCGACCCCGGGCGTTTCGCCGACCCCGATGTGCTCGACATCCGGCGGCAGAACCGCGGGCACCTGGCCTTCGGCCACGGCGTCCACCAGTGCCTGGGGCAGCAACTGGCCCGTGTGGAGCTGCGGGTGGCGTTCTCCGGGCTGTTCCGCCGTTTCCCCACGCTGCGTCTGGCCGTACCGGCCGAAGAGGTGGAACTGCGCCCGGAGTCCGCGGACATCTTCGGGGTGAAGCGGCTTCCGGTCGCCTGGGACGTGTGA
- a CDS encoding alpha-amylase — protein MAPARRRPSARRTTAAALTLLAGAAAAVLAPPPRPAHAAPPGAKDVTAELFQWRYDSVARECKDTLGPAGYGYVEVSPATEHIQGGPWWTSYQPVSYRIAGRLGDRAAFKNMVDACHAAGVKVVADAVINHMSAGSGTGTGGSPYTKYDYPGIYQRQDMDDCTERITNYRDRWNVQHCELVDLADLDTGEPYVRSRIAAYLDDLLSLGVDGFRVDAAKHMPAEDLAAIKRQLKNPSVYWKQEAIHGEGEAVSPTEYLGNGDVQEFRYGRDLKRVFQNEKLAYLKNFGEGWAYMPSGKSGVFVDNWDTERNGSTLNYKDGANYTLANVFMLAWPYGAPDVHSGYEFTDHDAGPPQGGAVRACWQDGWKCQHNWPEIRSMVGFRNATHGAAVTDWWDNGNNAIAFGRGDKGYAVINHEGSPLTRTFQTSLPAGTYCDVQSRKPVTVGADGRFTATLAPNTALALHVGARSCG, from the coding sequence ATGGCCCCCGCCCGCCGACGCCCGTCCGCCCGCAGAACCACGGCCGCCGCCCTCACCCTCCTCGCCGGCGCGGCGGCGGCCGTCCTCGCCCCGCCGCCGCGGCCCGCGCACGCGGCGCCGCCCGGTGCGAAGGACGTGACCGCCGAACTCTTCCAATGGCGTTACGACTCGGTGGCCAGGGAGTGCAAGGACACGCTCGGACCAGCCGGTTACGGCTACGTGGAGGTCTCCCCGGCCACCGAGCACATCCAGGGCGGCCCGTGGTGGACCTCGTACCAGCCGGTCAGCTACCGGATCGCCGGACGGCTCGGTGACCGGGCCGCCTTCAAGAACATGGTGGACGCCTGCCACGCGGCCGGGGTCAAGGTCGTCGCGGACGCGGTGATCAACCACATGTCGGCCGGGTCGGGTACGGGAACGGGCGGATCCCCGTACACGAAGTACGACTACCCGGGCATCTACCAGCGCCAGGACATGGACGACTGCACCGAGCGGATCACGAACTACCGCGACCGGTGGAACGTCCAGCACTGCGAACTGGTCGACCTGGCCGACCTGGACACCGGCGAGCCGTACGTCCGCTCGCGCATCGCCGCGTACCTCGACGACCTGCTGTCGCTCGGTGTGGACGGCTTCCGCGTCGACGCGGCCAAGCACATGCCGGCGGAGGACCTGGCCGCGATCAAACGGCAGCTGAAGAACCCGTCCGTGTACTGGAAGCAGGAGGCGATCCACGGGGAAGGCGAGGCCGTATCGCCGACGGAATACCTCGGGAACGGGGACGTGCAGGAATTCCGCTACGGGCGGGACCTCAAGCGCGTGTTCCAGAACGAGAAGCTGGCGTATCTGAAGAACTTCGGGGAGGGCTGGGCGTACATGCCTTCCGGGAAGTCCGGGGTCTTCGTCGACAACTGGGACACCGAGCGCAACGGCTCCACGCTCAACTACAAGGACGGCGCGAACTACACCCTCGCCAACGTCTTCATGCTGGCGTGGCCGTACGGGGCGCCGGATGTGCATTCCGGGTACGAGTTCACCGATCACGACGCCGGGCCTCCCCAGGGGGGCGCTGTGCGTGCGTGCTGGCAGGACGGGTGGAAGTGCCAGCACAACTGGCCCGAGATCCGCTCCATGGTCGGGTTCCGCAACGCCACTCACGGCGCGGCCGTCACCGACTGGTGGGACAACGGCAACAACGCGATCGCCTTCGGGCGGGGCGACAAGGGCTACGCCGTCATCAACCACGAGGGCAGCCCACTCACCCGTACGTTCCAGACCTCCCTCCCCGCCGGAACGTACTGCGACGTACAGAGCCGCAAGCCGGTGACCGTCGGTGCCGACGGCCGCTTCACCGCCACGCTCGCCCCGAACACCGCGCTGGCGCTGCACGTCGGCGCGCGCAGCTGCGGCTGA
- a CDS encoding PDR/VanB family oxidoreductase, with amino-acid sequence MPSLPRIPTVLVAAGTALVVRRALRRRIGRSPLWPMPALEHPVSGRTRDRSGPRQLLVVERAEEAEGVVRLRLEGDGLPGWEPGAHVDLVLPSGAVRQYSLCGDPADTGSYTIATRLIEDGRGGSREVHEQLHEGTVVEVRGPRNRFRLEECHAYLFIAGGIGITPILPMLRQAESEGVPWRLVYGGRTRASMPFLAEIEKLAGAASDRVTVVSEDENGLPDLAAALADAPPHAAVYCCGPDPLMDAVAALLPHGARGLTLHTERFAPAAAVPAGENAEFEVELRRTGRTVTVPADRSVLRAIRDQALPDLPYSCEQGFCGTCQQRVLAGEVDHRDDLLTDAERDDSLLICVSRARGERLVLDL; translated from the coding sequence ATGCCGTCCCTCCCCCGCATACCCACGGTCCTGGTCGCCGCCGGAACCGCGCTGGTCGTCCGGCGGGCGCTGCGGCGGCGCATCGGCCGGTCGCCGCTGTGGCCGATGCCCGCCCTGGAGCACCCCGTCTCCGGCCGGACCCGGGACCGTTCCGGCCCCCGGCAACTGCTGGTCGTGGAGCGCGCCGAGGAGGCCGAGGGCGTCGTACGGCTGCGCCTGGAGGGCGACGGCCTGCCGGGCTGGGAGCCGGGCGCGCACGTGGACCTGGTGCTGCCGTCCGGCGCCGTACGCCAGTACTCGCTGTGCGGCGACCCCGCCGACACCGGCTCGTACACGATCGCGACGCGCCTGATCGAGGACGGCCGGGGCGGCTCGCGGGAGGTGCACGAGCAGCTGCACGAGGGCACGGTGGTCGAGGTGCGCGGGCCGCGCAACCGCTTCCGGCTGGAGGAGTGCCACGCCTACCTCTTCATCGCGGGCGGCATCGGCATCACCCCGATCCTGCCGATGCTCCGGCAGGCCGAGTCCGAGGGCGTGCCCTGGCGGCTGGTGTACGGCGGGCGGACGCGGGCGTCGATGCCGTTCCTGGCGGAGATCGAGAAGCTGGCGGGCGCCGCGTCGGACCGGGTGACGGTGGTCTCCGAGGACGAGAACGGCCTGCCCGACCTGGCCGCCGCGCTCGCCGACGCGCCGCCGCACGCCGCCGTGTACTGCTGCGGCCCCGACCCGCTGATGGACGCCGTCGCCGCGCTGCTGCCGCACGGCGCGCGCGGACTGACCCTGCACACCGAGCGGTTCGCGCCCGCTGCCGCCGTGCCGGCCGGGGAGAACGCGGAGTTCGAGGTCGAGCTGCGGCGTACCGGCCGTACGGTCACCGTCCCCGCGGACCGCAGCGTCCTGCGCGCCATCCGCGACCAGGCGCTGCCCGACCTGCCGTACTCCTGCGAGCAGGGCTTCTGCGGCACCTGCCAGCAGCGGGTGCTCGCCGGGGAGGTGGACCACCGCGACGACCTGCTCACCGACGCCGAGCGCGACGACTCGCTGCTGATCTGTGTCTCGCGGGCCCGGGGGGAGCGGCTGGTGCTGGATCTCTGA
- a CDS encoding helix-turn-helix domain-containing protein, with translation MPGGRLTQQERQRIADGLADGLPYAEIARRLDRPTSTISREVGRNGGPAGYRSQQAHRATVQRARRSMPAPPRAAEASGGALEEEIVELAVRSGMPRMTARVHVDLALSEEGRRTAAELARRLKVSPASVSVAVNFLVQHGYVRRERDPHRRRDLYVIDDDAWYNSVATSARQTLATIRATMAVAEAAGLDTPVGQRSAKAATFLERVITDMMESADRWRFLLE, from the coding sequence ATGCCAGGAGGACGGTTGACCCAGCAGGAACGTCAGCGCATCGCGGACGGACTCGCCGACGGGCTCCCCTACGCGGAGATCGCCAGGCGGCTCGACCGGCCGACCTCGACCATCAGCCGGGAGGTCGGACGCAACGGCGGCCCCGCCGGCTACCGCTCCCAGCAGGCGCACCGGGCGACGGTCCAGCGCGCGCGGCGCAGCATGCCGGCACCGCCACGCGCGGCCGAGGCGTCGGGCGGCGCACTGGAGGAGGAGATCGTCGAACTGGCGGTCAGGTCCGGGATGCCGAGGATGACGGCGCGCGTCCATGTCGACCTGGCGCTGTCCGAGGAGGGCAGGCGCACCGCGGCCGAGCTGGCCCGCCGCCTGAAGGTCAGCCCGGCATCCGTCTCCGTGGCCGTGAACTTCCTCGTCCAGCACGGGTACGTCCGGCGCGAGCGCGACCCGCACCGGCGCCGCGACCTCTACGTGATCGACGACGACGCCTGGTACAACTCCGTCGCGACCAGCGCGCGTCAGACGCTCGCGACGATACGGGCCACGATGGCGGTGGCGGAGGCCGCCGGGCTGGACACCCCCGTGGGGCAACGGTCCGCCAAGGCGGCGACGTTCCTGGAGCGGGTCATCACGGACATGATGGAGTCGGCCGACCGCTGGCGCTTCCTCCTGGAGTGA